In Dehalococcoidia bacterium, one DNA window encodes the following:
- the rplW gene encoding 50S ribosomal protein L23, with amino-acid sequence MDLHPFEIIRRPVVTEKSTLLQDDDRYTFEVAKSATKHQIKEAVEEAFNVSVVKVNTMNVRGRRRRMGPRFSTSRSWKKAVVQLAPGNTITIFEGV; translated from the coding sequence ATGGACCTGCACCCATTCGAGATAATCCGGCGGCCGGTCGTCACTGAGAAAAGCACTCTTCTCCAGGACGATGACCGCTACACGTTCGAGGTCGCGAAGTCGGCCACGAAGCACCAGATCAAAGAGGCGGTGGAAGAGGCGTTCAACGTGAGCGTGGTAAAGGTAAACACCATGAACGTCCGGGGCAGGCGCAGGCGCATGGGCCCCAGGTTCTCCACGTCCAGGAGCTGGAAGAAGGCAGTGGTCCAGCTGGCTCCAGGCAACACGATAACCATCTTCGAGGGTGTGTAA
- the rplB gene encoding 50S ribosomal protein L2 translates to MPLRVQKPMTPGQRGQVRQTTEDITTSQPRKSLLKPLKKRAGRNNKGRITVRHRGGGHKRRYRVIDFKRNKTGVPGKVESIEYDPNRSSRIALIKYVDGDWRYILAPNGLQVGDPIEAGEQAEIRIGNALPLRAIPSGTQVHNVELHVGKGGQIVRGAGTSAQVLAKEGRYTLLRLPSGEMRNVLSDCMATVGQLSALDHKNTKLGKAGRKRHLGRRPEVRGVVMSPRDHPHGGGEGRSPIGMPGPKTPWGKPALGYRTRRNKRTDKFIVRRRYQR, encoded by the coding sequence ATGCCTCTGAGAGTCCAGAAGCCTATGACCCCAGGCCAGCGAGGCCAGGTGCGTCAGACCACAGAAGACATCACAACGTCGCAGCCCAGGAAGTCGCTGCTCAAGCCGCTGAAGAAGCGGGCAGGCAGGAACAACAAGGGCCGCATTACGGTCAGACACCGCGGCGGCGGACACAAGCGCCGCTACAGGGTCATCGACTTCAAGCGCAACAAGACCGGTGTGCCCGGCAAGGTTGAGTCCATCGAGTACGATCCGAACCGCTCTTCCCGAATCGCGCTCATCAAGTACGTGGACGGCGACTGGCGGTACATCCTGGCCCCCAACGGGCTGCAGGTCGGCGACCCGATCGAAGCCGGTGAGCAGGCCGAGATCAGGATCGGCAACGCACTGCCCCTCAGGGCGATCCCATCCGGTACGCAGGTCCACAACGTGGAGCTGCACGTCGGCAAGGGCGGCCAGATAGTCAGGGGAGCCGGGACCAGCGCGCAGGTGCTGGCCAAGGAGGGAAGATACACCCTTCTGAGGCTGCCGTCCGGCGAGATGCGCAACGTGCTGAGCGACTGCATGGCTACGGTCGGGCAGCTCAGCGCGCTCGACCACAAGAACACCAAGCTCGGAAAAGCCGGACGCAAGCGGCACCTTGGCCGCCGTCCGGAGGTGCGCGGCGTGGTGATGTCTCCGAGAGACCATCCCCACGGAGGCGGCGAGGGACGCTCGCCGATCGGCATGCCCGGGCCGAAGACGCCCTGGGGCAAGCCCGCGCTGGGTTACAGGACCCGTAGAAACAAGCGGACGGACAAGTTCATAGTTCGCCGCAGGTACCAGAGATAA